TTTTTTCAGAAAATGTCCGAATCCCTTTCATCtgttctttgattttcttttatagTCTTAGGTTAGATTATTGTTTAGGAAATCTTAGATTCAATTAGGTTATTATTGATTCAAAGATTTGATTCATGTATTATTTGTTGTAATATTGATTTGTAAAATTTccaataaacattattttattcGATTCTGTAAATTTAAATTCAGTTTATGTTGATCAATTGATTGAAAATTTGTTTGTGATTCAATTCCATGGGCCTGGGCAATTGTTGGGAACTAGGGTTTGTGTGTTGTCTGCAGCGGCGCAGATGCTGAAGGAAGACCATGAATAGtggccgggtcggtttgacccggtccactgcCCCTGACCTGGTTCGTCTGATCCATGTGTGTGAGACAAATGACCGGTCCATTTACTTGTCAAAACGTGTTGGCCCAACAAAAGCAAAATCAGACCTAACAAAAACCAAAAACCCAATTcacttaatttaattaatcaactaaaacTAATTAGTTAATAATATTCTGATAaccaattatattaatattaataataaaacttgATTAATCTTTAATAAcccaatattaattttaaaactaatatttaggaattaacaaatattaataaGCTTTGATTAATAGTAATGTAAATGGTTAAATGGTGATAAGCAACTGGGCCTATTGGgccctaatttttttatttctagcAAGACACCCCTCTATTTTTTATTACgaaacaaaagaagaaagaaaaaaatccaAGTGCCAATTGAATTTAGAGATTTTTGCTATTTACACCCTCTCTTTTCTTTGAtcaatttataagggaattttataagagagcgagtttaataatagatatattaaaccctatggcccttaatttttaacgcccttattAAAGCAAAAGATGTGAATTATatcaggtaaattttggggtatgacacgaacgtgacatgtttttggagaaggaacgttatggtcgaattagtataaataggagtcttaatgttaggattcaggggtgctcattttgtacaaattactcaaatACTCAAAGTACCAGCGTTAGAGAAAAGAGTTGCAGAGAATGTACGTATAGAAACACAATCGTTTTTATTTCAAAGCCATTTACATTATCAGTATAAACCTTTATTATTCAAGGTGATTTACTTTATTCAGTTGAATTACTTTACTTTATGTTATTATCATTTATTGCTTTTAAGAAAAGCTTTAGTATTCATTAAGAAGTAATAATTGTCGAAACATGAATTCTATTATAACCCTAATCATAAACAAAAAACCATGACACATAtcttaggatcaatctagttgatcTTGTAAGTTACCAAAGTATTTGATTTGGAAGACTAGCGTTTGTTTACCAAATATCACAGTAAACAATGGGATCAACTATCAAAGAGAGGCGTTATCCATTTGAACTTAGATAAGTGTTGCGTTTTTTGTTTCGCTGAAGAAGAATCAGTGTCTCATTGATTTGATTCCTGTTTCATCTCTTCTTGCATTTGAAAAGCTGTTGTGAACTGGATTTGCGATAAGGTTCCTTTGCCTTTAAGTCTTGCTAACTTTCTTCTGCATTTTCACACTGTGAAAAAGGCTTCCTTTCGCAACGTGGTTGGTTTGATTTGGCTAGCCACTTCTTTGAATCTATGGCTTTTTCGAAACAAAGTTCTGTTTAAGGTTAAGGTGTTTAGCTGTGAGGATTGTCTTAACTCTATCAAATTTTTGTCTTGAAGGTGGTTAACCTTATATAATGACAAAAATAACCGTACTTTTCTAAAATGGTTCTCTTCTTGAAATTTTTTAGGGTGCGTCCCTTTGTATTCCGGTTCGAGTATTCCTAATACTCATTTATTGAATTttgttgcctattaaaaaaattattatcaatataatatttattataattaaataagtttaattattttagtTAACAAATTTCATATAATTGTACCTATTTACAATCATATAAATTAAGATGgaacatattttattcaaaatagaaaaatttgtataattatatttaCGATAAGTGAGTTTAGAATTATACAAATTAATAgcgattaattttttaaaataaaactctcaaaataataagatttttaatATACTcctaaaacatttttatttatttctttgagtATATAACAAGAAATTAATCTATGACAATGAACAAGTAGTTTTTAATTCATAATGTTacggaaaaataatttttttatataaatgtattttttatatttttcaaaaggagaaaataatattaataataatttctgTGATTATATTATTAAGCACCGAAGATTGAAAATAAATCATGACTCAAGAGAAAGCCATTATAACAAAACaaactaataatattaaaatttggtaTAATAACAAGAATATAAATTTAGTTTGTCTAAGGAATTGCTAAAGAAAAAAGTAGTATTGATATTTTACAGCTGCGCATGTAAAGAATTATAATAAGAcaacatcaatattttttttaaaataaatgagtgatttttaatatataatatctaATGGGAGAATTTGCAAATTTGAGCTTTTATACAATAGCAAtacttaataataaaatatgcatttatgttcttattaaaataaaaaatttaacataaaaatatttatgctCAAATTTATAAATACGTAACTGTACTATTCTGAAATTGATTGattaataaatatcaaaaaaattcagaaaataaTTCAAATCTTAATAATCAAGAATTCAAATTAGGGAGAAACAGAAAATAAGTAACATAGACAGAAACAGAACCAACATAAAATTGTTCATAACTGCAAACAAAGCTAATTAACTAGAAAGAGCAGGCATGATGGCGCAAGTAGCATTGTTGATTGACCATTATGTGGAAAATATGGCAGTTTCTGATGGTGAAAAGCAAATAATTGAACAAATATTACATCACAGAAAAACTCAAATAAGCAAAAACTCACTGATTGAAAAGCATCTTTTGGAAACTGATTTCAAATCGAAAAAATTATAGTGACCCGGAGCTGAATAATACAAATACTCATGCATACAGCCTAACAGAATAAAGTGAGCGTGACATAATAGCCTACGAAGCAAGCTTCTCCCTGGTTGCAAACATCTACATTGACAAAAGCACATAATACGTATATACTACACCTGCATTCATGAAAATGCTTACAGTAACACTCCAAGCTTGGAATGCAGAGCACATAATACCATCAGCAGCACAATGATCAAATGAAGGAATGTGCAGAAATCAAAGTTAGTCTCTGAGGATCTTGTACATAAGCTTCACTAATGGATAAAATGGAGTTCAATTGTGTGAAAATGATGGATAACAAGAGCAAAAATCAAAATGGAGCTCTAATAAACCTTTTTCGCCTTTCTTCCTGCCACGCGATCGGCTATCAATAACACCCAGATGTGCTTGAATTTGAGGTTGTGGTCCTATGATTAAGAACACACCCATATTAGAGAAACAAAAATAATGATGAATGCATATTTCTCAAAAGTGCAGTTATATTCCTTTGTGAACAGAATAACACCCAGATGAGCTTCAATATTGATTCATCAAAGCAACAGAGATAACCTTTTTCTAAACATGGTAATAAAATCACACAATTTATAAAAATGCTCTGAACAACAACCAAATAAAGGGCATTCCACAGATATTGAATATTCTTTTGGAAATGAAAGGATCATCATTTAGTCCTAAttctaataatataaaataaaacatactcTTTCAATCCATAGATTTTAAAATCCTTCAATGGATAATATGGTTTTTATACACTTCCATCATAAAAAGACAAAGTAATCCCATATAACGTTGCTTAGCATCCATTAAAATGCAACGGTGTTATATAAGATAGAAAGATAACCATTAGTGCAAAACAATATCAAAATGTAAACAAAAtactcaaaaatagaaaaatacataaaattaaagagaTCATCACCCTTAAAAATGATAATGGTTTTAAAAAAGGATTTGAGCAATTTTTCCTGAAACCCAGATAGCATTTTGGGGCTACAACTAGCGGCCTCAACAACCACTATTGTTGACAGCGGCTCGCAGACCAAAAAAGTCGCTCTACCACAACTATTATGATATTCAGCTCAAGCTCACAATTGACAAGATAGATTACCACACCATCTATTGTTACAAGATGGCTAggagtttaaaaaaaaacatgcaCCAATTAAAATAAGTGaataagtacttactttcaacaTGGcgaaaccaaactttcaacataaCCCTTCGTAAAAAACCACAATATTTCATCAGTAAATCTAGTCCGCTCTACTCTATTGTCTCTCCAATTATAAAGAATCGCTTTTTCTTCTTCACATGCAAAGCTTTCTTGATTGCTTGCGAGTACTAATGTGTCATTACTCTCCGAAAGACCCAACGGAAACAAGAACAGTTGAGAATGATATTCAAATGACTCACTAACTCCATGATAAATCCGAAGATCCACATAACTAATTTTAAGGAATTGAATCCAAGACTCTTGTACTCCAAATTCCATCATCTTCCACAAAACAAAATGCGTTCCCTTAAAATGATGTGAAAAACATAAACAATCCATCAACACAGTAACAGCCGGCTCAACCGAAGGCACTTCATCAAATCCCCGAGGTGGTAGCAACTGCCGGTATGTCTCAGTACCCAGATCAAGTGAAACAATTACAAATTGCTCAATGTTAATATCTTTCCATTTATAATCAATCACATTTCGAATAGCCAACCAGTTAATAGTACCACTCACATAAACACCTTCATTCACAAACGGATGGCAGTGGGGTTGCGTAGACTCAACGTCAAAAGGAACAAACGGAAAACTTTCAATATTTCTCCAAACACTATCACCTAAACCGAAAACTTTAACCTGATTGGCAGAGAATGCCACAACCTTATAAGTGTCGGTTAAATTATCATAACCAAATGCAAACCTGAAAAAATCAGATGAATCATTGCAAAAGAGCCCTAATTTTTCAGATATCTTTTTGGTTGCAGGGTTCCAAAAACGGAATGTCCTTTCATACTTGTCAGACAAACTAAGCAAGCATATCAATCCATTGCAAGAACCAACCATCTCACGGCAATCCAAACGTTCCAATCAGTGTTCAGGATTAGCAATGGAGATTGATGGATTATCTAATAAACGCTTTAAAGGGAAGGGAACGACACTGATGTCCATGTTCTGATCAGGTCTGTTCCAATATGGAActagggatgtcaattgcatctgttaatggggatccctgtggggaatatctgtgcggagattcaaagttggggatttttttccccgtggggatggggatggagggaaaagtccctcgataacactttggggcggggattggaaAAGTATCCTCCatccccgtggattccccgactccgacgatatattttaatttatatattttatatattatataattatataattttacatgaaaaatatcaatgtattagaaaatgaagagtcattagaagttatagatttgtcacacataatcaaccacttgcgttggacgacatcggtattgttgtagtaaattagtggaagcacggtagcaagttatgttactatttatttatttttacataaacaatattagcaacatcaagttcttttgctttttttatttattattgatacaagatgtatttttattttttttataaaataaagatgcaaatatatgtgttttaaaaaatacggaaaaaaataacaaaatactagtgtcatatttttgatcaaaaagtgtaaaaattttcttaagattcgatctccgtggatatccgtggggatctgtgggCACTACAAAAAATATGCTCTGCAGCGACGTGGGAAACACGTCGCAACATGAAATATCACGTGGCAACAAAAAAGTAGCGACGTGGGCCACTACGTCGCAGGAGACAAAGTGGCAACttgtagcgacgtggagaccacgtcagaaagtagcgacgtgcCTCCCACGTCGCAACAAGGAAACATGGGGAACATCCATCTGCACACACAACAGGCGTGGCAGGTGTGGGACAGTGTGTTTGCtgaccaatgtagcgacgtgattaccacatcgctacattaaatgctttttttttttttaaatttattcaccctagatttgttttgttttatatattttttataattaattaatatataataaaatatatataataaaatatatataataaaatatatataataaaatatatataataaaatttatataataaaatttatataataaaatttataaaataaaatttatataataaaacctataaaataaaatttatatattaaaatctataaaaactaatttatataataaatttgtataaaataaattcatataataaacattatataataaattcaattaattaaaactaaaaatttaaaactaatactgttatgaattaaaatgtagaatattttacataaaaataaattaaaaataaataaaatacaaaatgttttcaagacgcatcatccggaaaataattatccggattaaaatcatcagccaccccgtcatcctccggctcttgaggaggagcactactgtaatttccacctccttgcataaaccgtctcatctgctcctccatctcagcttgcttcttcataatgccctccatctgtcgcgcatgctgctcctccatatcagcctgcttcttccgcatcatctcgatctgggcctcactttcgcgtctcgccaattgccttactaattcagtttgttcctgtgtcagatttggttgacgcgatccaccctctccatcctgaagtctttgaaacagattgcggtcaccacgtctatagctggccgccaaatttccagcaccaaaaaagcaaccattaggtcctttttctttaataacctcacaccagatatagtgatcaacatccgcatttagcggctccccctctgctggcatgaattgaggattattttccagaaaaatggcaagTCGCCTATCATAATCTTCCTGCACagatattcaataaaaaatgtaagttaaatatttaaatgcatatttaattagtcaattaaaatatattaaaaagttgccacgtgattttcacgccacaacttatgatttgccacatgattttaatgtggcaatttatcaattgccacatgaaattcacgtcacaaattttgtattaatttaaaaaaaataaacaacgtaaatttcacttacaagatacaacttcgtgcgctcgtcgacaaaacctcccgatctccttgtccgggtcctcgaaatcagctcaggcatggttttctccccaactccttagcctaaataatataattaaaaagaattagtaaaatatattatgaataaagatgtaacttaaaaaatttaaaatttttaccaatcgtcgggcatgctcggcggtgctaatacttccaactgtgttgacacaaccgcccttttcagatgccctcatcttcttaaaagtttctgatttagccc
The Vicia villosa cultivar HV-30 ecotype Madison, WI linkage group LG6, Vvil1.0, whole genome shotgun sequence genome window above contains:
- the LOC131611655 gene encoding F-box/kelch-repeat protein At3g23880-like, with amino-acid sequence MVGSCNGLICLLSLSDKYERTFRFWNPATKKISEKLGLFCNDSSDFFRFAFGYDNLTDTYKVVAFSANQVKVFGLGDSVWRNIESFPFVPFDVESTQPHCHPFVNEGVYVSGTINWLAIRNVIDYKWKDINIEQFVIVSLDLGTETYRQLLPPRGFDEVPSVEPAVTVLMDCLCFSHHFKGTHFVLWKMMEFGVQESWIQFLKISYVDLRIYHGVSESFEYHSQLFLFPLGLSESNDTLVLASNQESFACEEEKAILYNWRDNRVERTRFTDEILWFFTKGYVESLVSPC